A single window of Martelella sp. NC20 DNA harbors:
- a CDS encoding SDR family NAD(P)-dependent oxidoreductase: MSLAGKRALVTGGGSGVGAVIARALADAGAEVVICGRRREPLETVAESRAAISAMTCDITDEAQVVALFAAAGPLDIVIANAGASESAPFAATTLESFNAMIAVNLTGTFLTLREGAKAMAGRNGRLIAIASTAGLKGYAYVAPYAAAKHGVVGLVRSAALEYARKGITVNAICPGFLDTEMTERSIARIVETTGRSAGEARAALEATNPMKRLVPPEDVAGTVLWLSSDQAAMVTGQAISISGGEV; this comes from the coding sequence ATGAGCCTTGCCGGCAAAAGGGCGCTCGTCACCGGCGGCGGTTCGGGCGTTGGCGCGGTGATTGCCCGGGCGCTTGCCGATGCCGGCGCGGAGGTGGTCATCTGCGGGCGCAGGCGCGAACCGCTTGAGACCGTGGCCGAAAGCCGCGCGGCGATCTCGGCCATGACCTGCGACATCACCGACGAAGCGCAGGTCGTCGCGCTGTTTGCCGCCGCCGGGCCGCTTGACATCGTGATCGCCAATGCCGGCGCGTCGGAAAGCGCGCCCTTTGCCGCGACCACGCTCGAAAGCTTCAACGCGATGATAGCCGTCAACCTGACCGGCACATTCCTGACGCTGCGCGAGGGAGCGAAGGCGATGGCGGGGCGCAACGGCCGGCTGATCGCGATCGCCTCCACCGCGGGGCTGAAGGGCTATGCCTATGTCGCGCCCTATGCGGCGGCAAAGCATGGCGTGGTCGGGCTGGTCAGATCGGCGGCACTCGAATATGCCCGCAAGGGGATCACCGTGAACGCCATCTGCCCCGGCTTTCTCGACACCGAGATGACCGAGCGGTCGATCGCCCGCATCGTCGAGACCACCGGCCGCAGCGCCGGGGAGGCGCGGGCGGCCCTTGAAGCCACCAATCCGATGAAGCGGCTGGTGCCGCCGGAGGACGTGGCCGGCACCGTGCTCTGGCTTTCCTCCGACCAGGCCGCCATGGTCACCGGGCAGGCGATCTCGATTTCGGGGGGCGAGGTATGA